In one Diabrotica virgifera virgifera chromosome 5, PGI_DIABVI_V3a genomic region, the following are encoded:
- the LOC126884962 gene encoding uncharacterized protein LOC126884962, translating into MLPRCDTFKEIIFTPRLIAFNESFVPVGTSKTSTVAVLWHEAISGRKKADIVSTFYAFLNKIRDSEEVVIWLDNCSGQNKNWCLYTFFVYAVSSLELNIRKITLRYFESGHTFMAADSFHHRVEQSLNRKGKVYDFVDFVDAVKTSTRNVEVIDMAFNDFYNWKDESSQYKITRLVPRPYLQQMVEVQFIRGFHTFGYKTSFEGEIISANFLKANIQKNGIAKPLSISQPRGITMERKQNIITKIGQIMPPNRIAFWKNIFVSENVDTIDD; encoded by the coding sequence ATGCTCCCAAGATGCGATACTTTCAAAGAAATTATATTTACTCCTAGACTGATAGCCTTTAATGAGAGCTTTGTTCCAGTTGGTACTTCTAAAACTTCTACAGTTGCTGTTCTATGGCATGAAGCTATTTCTGGAAGAAAAAAGGCTGATATTGTTAGCACATTTTAtgcatttttaaacaaaattaggGATTCCGAAGAAGTTGTTATTTGGCTGGATAATTGTTCCGGTCAGAACAAAAATTGGTGCTTGTACACATTTTTTGTGTATGCTGTAAGCTCATTAGAATTGAACATTAGGAAAATAACCCTAAGATATTTTGAGTCAGGTCATACATTTATGGCAGCTGACTCATTTCACCATAGAGTCGAGCAATCATTAAATCGAAAAGGTAAAGTTTATGACTTCGTTGATTTTGTAGATGCGGTTAAAACGTCAACACGTAATGTCGAAGTTATCGACATGgcttttaatgatttttacaaCTGGAAAGACGAATCATCTCAATATAAAATAACAAGGTTGGTCCCTCGTCCGTACCTTCAACAAATGGTGGAAGTTCAGTTCATCAGAGGTTTCCATACATTTGGTTATAAAACTAGTTTTGAAGGAGAAATCATAAGTGCCAATTTTTTAAAGGCTAATATCCAAAAAAATGGCATTGCAAAACCACTCTCTATCTCTCAACCACGAGGTATTACCATGGAAAGAAAACAGAATATAATCACTAAAATTGGTCAAATAATGCCCCCAAATCGCATTgcattttggaaaaatatttttgtcagcgAAAATGTGGACACAATTGAtgattaa